From the Kineosporia sp. NBRC 101731 genome, the window CGATCTTCGCGGCCTCGGGGTCGACGTAGAAATTGAACTCGGCCGCGGCGGTGATGTTGCCGCGGGCGTTGTTCGAGCCGCCCATCACCACGAGATGCTTGACCTGCTGGGCAAACTCGGGCCGCTTGACGACCGCGAGCGCGATGTTGGTCAGCGGCCCGATGGCCACGATGCTGAGTTCACCGGCGGCCTCGTCGGCCAGGCGCAGCAGAGCGTCGACGGCGTGCTCGGTCTCGGGCTCCAGACCGGTGAAGTCCATGTCGAGGCCGCCGGCGCCGTCACCGTGCACGTTCTCGGCGGAGACCCAGGGGCGTACCAGAGGACGACGCGAGCCCAGGTAGATGGGTACGGCACCGAGTCGGTCGCTGGCGTTCAGGGTCAGGTACGCGTTGCGCACCTGCCGGTCGAAGCCGACGTTGCCGGCCACCATGGTGATCGCCCGCAGGTCGGCTCCCTCGGTGAGAAGGCCGGCCAGGATCGCGACGCAGTCGTCCTGCGCGGTATCGGTGTCGATCACCAGGGGGATGCTCACGGGTTTCTTCCTCCAACGTCCAGGTCTGACGGGAGGAATCTAGCTGGTGGGGGTGCTGGAGAGCTCCGGGGCCGGTCGTCGCGGCCCAGGATCTCCACCGTGTTG encodes:
- a CDS encoding nucleoside hydrolase; protein product: MSIPLVIDTDTAQDDCVAILAGLLTEGADLRAITMVAGNVGFDRQVRNAYLTLNASDRLGAVPIYLGSRRPLVRPWVSAENVHGDGAGGLDMDFTGLEPETEHAVDALLRLADEAAGELSIVAIGPLTNIALAVVKRPEFAQQVKHLVVMGGSNNARGNITAAAEFNFYVDPEAAKIVFDAGFHVTVVPWAPLTLQQAVFGRPVLDRIAAIGTPLSEFFTRVCSSTLAFDESVGIPGTTHPDSLSVAVLLRPDLVTRSAQYHVDIETGSELTRGYAAMSWGVHGLTPNATVVEEIDAPGFEKFLLDMLATPTTPPRPFTA